One Ranitomeya variabilis isolate aRanVar5 chromosome 5, aRanVar5.hap1, whole genome shotgun sequence DNA window includes the following coding sequences:
- the PDCD7 gene encoding programmed cell death protein 7 produces MERRQPLPPVPGTWARPHYGDLPAQGPQRFPQYPPLRSGEPHPQDYYPGGGAQRAGPWESRPPYDAAQDGTEHRAPSTDSRGGVSLQGPLPPGGPPRPDVFPYGGPRPGIPHPPVPAGRTQDMGPGTLHRAGVHYGNGGIMLNPGQHPPAEPPLGTRPQQCLPAGPQGASSRDPMSQSGGPHHVSDQLPRYLGGSPPRSGGPDFYQGGPGGLRGPDPVLPQYSHGGRQLAGFQQDGPHSGSNLQSEGPQPGASCGAPQPGLYGPNTPTVPNAFTYRAPPHTGPNVFTYRAPGTQPAPTQNTPHTENPPQGFYHLPPMHGNPPNPSYAASPLAGSAGFCESIEGDLGVPSAQGHTNLRHHLLNQQSPGPLPSGMVAGRNFERDGPFLFQHGIPDGRRDPNLLLQPGGPFVSQPTPYIQDSFMCLDRQACAMEKGGPEDKDFFVRWLSSFLSCRRKEPPAKTAAVQAPSVAEARELMYSALRLVSQLDTLCQALESLDKGGKPWTREYEKAADIRVDLEKKLKELEKPGYIQGVKRKLDIVHKKRLRWQRRRQAAEEEEKEAAERSAEKEAKIDLWRMQCVQKVEEKKRERELKATADWVLGEVRKKQNDVKKMLDVLKSLEKLRKLRKEAAGRKGVCPPPSADETFTNHINRLRTLVHKRSALYDAEEKTLRVILEGEQEEERQRAKDKSLKKEREKTLQKQRELDCILFGDAEFLPSLPPLQPFRQYYLQAEHSVVSLVQIRHEWDQFLVPPDHPDGSSVPRGWVVPTAPCNNAWATALKQSD; encoded by the exons ATGGAGAGGAGGCAGCCGCTGCCGCCGGTGCCTGGGACGTGGGCTAGACCCCATTATGGTGACCTCCCGGCCCAGGGTCCTCAGAGGTTCCCTCAGTATCCGCCATTACGGAGCGGAGAGCCGCATCCCCAGGACTACTATCCGGGCGGCGGAGCACAGCGGGCCGGCCCCTGGGAGAGCAGGCCTCCGTATGATGCCGCACAGGACGGGACGGAGCACAGAGCGCCGTCCACAGACAGCCGGGGAGGTGTCTCACTGCAGGGGCCGCTGCCTCCGGGAGGTCCCCCGCGGCCGGACGTGTTCCCATATGGGGGCCCGAGGCCCGGCATACCTCACCCTCCGGTGCCGGCAGGGCGGACACAGGACATGGGGCCTGGCACCCTGCACAGAGCTGGCGTCCACTATGGCAATGGTGGCATAATGCTAAATCCAGGCCAGCACCCCCCAGCTGAGCCCCCACTGGGGACAAGACCCCAGCAGTGCTTACCTGCAGGTCCTCAAGGAGCAAGCAGCCGGGACCCTATGAGCCAGTCCGGGGGGCCGCATCACGTATCTGATCAGCTCCCCAGGTATTTGGGAGGGTCCCCACCTAGAAGCGGGGGTCCTGATTTCTATCAAGGTGGTCCTGGAGGCCTCCGAGGTCCGGATCCAGTATTACCTCAGTATTCCCATGGTGGCCGACAGCTGGCCGGTTTCCAGCAGGACGGCCCGCACAGCGGAAGTAATCTGCAAAGTGAGGGTCCGCAGCCCGGTGCGTCCTGTGGAGCTCCCCAGCCTGGATTGTATGGTCCGAACACCCCTACTGTGCCGAATGCCTTCACCTACAGGGCGCCACCCCACACAGGACCGAACGTCTTCACCTACAGGGCCCCAGGCACCCAGCCTGCACCCACACAAAACACTCCGCATACTGAGAACCCACCGCAGGGCTTCTATCACTTACCACCAATGCATGGAAATCCCCCCAATCCTTCCTATGCTGCCTCCCCACTGGCAGGCTCTGCTGGTTTTTGTGAATCTATTGAGGGTGATTTGGGGGTCCCTAGTGCTCAGGGCCACACAAATCTTCGTCACCATCTTCTAAACCAGCAAAGTCCGGGTCCTCTGCCTTCAGGAATGGTTGCTGGTAGGAATTTTGAGCGTGATGGGCCTTTTCTTTTTCAGCATGGGATACCGGATGGACGGAGAGACCCAAATTTGTTGCTGCAGCCTGGTGGCCCATTTGTTTCTCAGCCCACCCCGTATATTCAGGACAGTTTTATGTGTTTGGACCGGCAGGCATGTGCAATGGAGAAAGGTGGACCTGAAGATAAAGACTTCTTTGTGCGTTGGCTGTCCAGCTTTTTATCCTGTCGGAGAAAGGAGCCTCCAGCCAAGACTGCTGCGGTTCAGGCTCCCTCGGTAGCAGAAGCACGTGAGCTGATGTACAGCGCTCTTCGATTGGTATCCCAGCTGGATACATTGTGCCAGGCTTTGGAAAGTCTTGACAAGGGAGGAAAGCCATGGACACGCGAATATGAGAAAGCCGCAGATATTCGGGTAGATTTGGAGAAGAAACTGAAGGAGCTGGAGAAGCCAGGCTATATCCAGGGAGTCAAGAGGAAATTAGATATAGTGCACAAGAAAAGGCTTCGCTGGCAGCGCAGGAGACAAGCAGctgaggaggaagaaaaggaggcaGCAGAGCGATCTGCCGAAAAGGAGGCTAAGATTGACTTGTGGAGGATGCAGTGTGTGCAGAAAGTAGAGGAGAAGAAACGG GAACGAGAGCTGAAAGCCACCGCTGACTGGGTGCTGGGGGAGGTGAGGAAGAAGCAAAATGATGTAAAAAAAATGCTAGATGTTTTAAAGTCCTTGGAGAAACTTCGTAAATTAAGAAAAGAAGCTGCTGGAAGAAAAG GTGTCTGTCCACCACCGTCCGCCGACGAAACGTTCACAAATCACATAAACAGGCTTCGGACGCTGGTGCACAAGCGAAGTGCATTGTATGACGCAGAAGAGAAGACTCTGAGGGTCATACTGGAAGGAGAGCAAGAGGAGGAGCGGCAGAGAGCGAAGGACAAGAGCCTGAAGAAGGAAAGGGAGAAAACATTGCAGAAGCAGCGAGAGCTGGACTGCATACTGTTTGGTGACGCAG AGtttctgcccagtctgccacctctACAGCCATTTCGTCAGTATTACCTGCAAGCTGAGCACTCCGTCGTGTCCCTCGTCCAGATCCG acaCGAGTGGGATCAGTTCTTGGTTCCCCCTGACCATCCTGATGGCAGCAGTGTTCCCCGTGGATGGGTTGTTCCCACAGCCCCCTGTAATAACGCCTGGGCGACAGCTTTGAAGCAATCGGATTGA